From Blastocatellia bacterium, one genomic window encodes:
- a CDS encoding NAD(P)/FAD-dependent oxidoreductase: MTQTWDVVIVGGGHNGLVTAAYLARAGLRVIVLERRSLIGGACVTEEVFPGFKVSTAAYLCSLLHPRIIRDLDLPRHGYFVFPKDPAFWTPFPDGRSLTIWQDQRQTCQEIARFSRKDADAYPRYEEHIERLAEAIEQILLMTPPNVVRTGLPDLLRLGKFGWVVSRTGERTRLELIRIFTQSAADFLDPWFESDALKVTLATDGVIGTSGGPRTPGTAYVLLHHVMGKVNGHRGLWGFVRGGMGALAHAIASAARSAGATIRTNAEVQRIVVRDGRATAVVLTTGEEIPGRIIVSNADPKRTFLSLIGDQHFDPDFAEDVRRIRMTGCSMKINFALDALPSFRAAPGSDLQPHHKTTIHICPGLEDLERAWDDAKYGQPSRRPLLEITFPTTYDKTLAPEGKHIMGVFLQYTPYRLAEGTWDQLKEEYADRVMDLIEEYAPGFKDRVIHRQVLSPLDLEEVFGLTGGNIFHGDMTLDQLFSLRPVGGWAQYRTPIRNLYLCGAGTHPGGGVMGVPGLNAAREILRDWRRRRA, from the coding sequence ATGACTCAGACGTGGGATGTAGTCATTGTGGGCGGAGGTCACAATGGCCTTGTGACGGCAGCCTACCTCGCACGCGCCGGCTTGAGGGTGATTGTCCTTGAGCGGCGCTCCCTCATCGGAGGAGCTTGTGTAACGGAAGAGGTCTTCCCCGGCTTCAAGGTCTCCACTGCCGCCTACCTGTGCAGCCTTCTGCATCCTCGTATCATCCGGGACCTCGACCTCCCCCGTCACGGATATTTCGTGTTTCCTAAAGATCCCGCATTCTGGACTCCCTTCCCCGATGGCCGGTCACTCACTATCTGGCAGGATCAAAGACAAACGTGCCAGGAGATCGCCCGATTTTCCCGTAAAGATGCTGACGCCTATCCTCGCTACGAAGAACATATCGAACGGCTCGCCGAGGCCATCGAACAAATTCTCCTCATGACCCCACCGAACGTTGTGCGGACAGGACTTCCCGACCTCCTCAGACTGGGGAAATTCGGCTGGGTGGTGTCGCGGACTGGTGAGAGAACACGCCTTGAGCTGATCCGGATTTTCACACAGAGCGCAGCCGACTTTCTCGATCCCTGGTTTGAATCGGATGCGCTGAAGGTCACGCTGGCCACTGATGGTGTGATCGGAACAAGTGGTGGGCCAAGGACTCCGGGAACAGCCTACGTCTTACTCCATCATGTGATGGGCAAGGTCAACGGACATCGCGGCCTCTGGGGATTTGTCCGCGGGGGTATGGGGGCCCTTGCGCACGCCATCGCCTCGGCAGCCCGCTCAGCCGGGGCGACCATCCGAACGAACGCCGAAGTCCAGCGCATCGTCGTCCGGGATGGCCGAGCCACGGCTGTCGTTTTGACCACCGGAGAAGAGATCCCTGGCCGGATCATTGTGTCCAATGCCGATCCGAAACGAACCTTCCTGTCGCTGATCGGCGACCAACATTTTGACCCGGACTTTGCCGAAGATGTCCGGCGCATCCGCATGACCGGCTGTTCCATGAAGATCAATTTTGCTCTCGATGCATTGCCGAGCTTTCGCGCCGCACCCGGCTCGGATCTTCAACCCCATCATAAGACGACTATCCACATCTGTCCTGGTCTGGAAGACCTCGAACGAGCCTGGGACGATGCCAAATACGGGCAACCATCACGGCGACCGTTGCTGGAGATTACATTTCCCACAACCTACGACAAAACGCTGGCGCCTGAAGGGAAGCACATCATGGGTGTATTTCTCCAGTACACCCCCTACCGTTTGGCGGAAGGGACCTGGGACCAGCTCAAAGAGGAATACGCCGACCGGGTAATGGACCTGATCGAGGAGTATGCCCCCGGTTTCAAGGACCGCGTCATTCACCGACAGGTTCTTTCCCCCCTTGACCTTGAAGAGGTATTCGGCCTGACGGGAGGGAATATTTTCCACGGCGACATGACACTGGACCAGCTTTTCTCCCTCCGGCCCGTGGGAGGATGGGCCCAGTACCGCACCCCGATCAGGAACCTCTACCTGTGCGGTGCGGGAACGCACCCCGGTGGCGGAGTCATGGGCGTGCCCGGGCTCAACGCGGCTCGGGAAATTCTCCGGGATTGGAGGAGAAGACGGGCGTGA
- a CDS encoding CoA-binding protein yields the protein MMRINDPNVIRKILLSSKVIAVVGLSSKPTRPSHGVAEYLQSQGYRIIPVNPFEVEVLGERAYARLSDVPEKIDVVTIFRRSEHVAPIVEEAIRLGIPAIWMQEGVLDEQAAHRALTAGLMVVVNRCMLKEHCKLFACARSGAEGLAR from the coding sequence ATGATGCGGATTAACGATCCGAACGTCATTCGGAAGATTCTCCTGTCCAGTAAGGTCATCGCCGTCGTGGGACTATCCTCAAAGCCGACCCGTCCGAGTCATGGCGTAGCCGAGTACCTTCAGTCCCAGGGATATCGGATAATCCCGGTCAATCCCTTCGAGGTTGAAGTCCTCGGCGAACGCGCATATGCTCGACTGAGCGACGTCCCTGAAAAGATAGACGTCGTCACTATCTTTCGCCGCTCGGAACACGTTGCTCCCATCGTCGAGGAAGCCATTCGTTTGGGGATTCCAGCAATCTGGATGCAGGAGGGCGTCCTCGATGAGCAGGCAGCCCACCGAGCCCTCACAGCCGGACTGATGGTCGTGGTCAACAGATGCATGCTCAAGGAGCACTGCAAGTTGTTTGCCTGCGCCCGTAGTGGAGCTGAGGGGCTCGCACGCTAG
- a CDS encoding APC family permease → MTNSSPHLIRAIGRWSLTALVINSIIGSGIFGLPSEVARLLGPSSPLAYLVAALGIGSIVACFAEVASRYADAGGPYLYARDAFGRFIGLQIAWLAWLVRITAAGANANLFVNYLAEFWSPAVKPLPRFLILTLLIGFLGLINYRGVRAGAQVSNVFTVAKLIPLGLFIIFGLILTRSHPIPWDGTSPPTEHDWLRALLLLIFAYGGFEAALLPMGEAKHPRRDAPFALFVGLAVVATVYTLVQLVVVSTLPPSEPTSRPLAAAAREFLGPVGAAGISLGAMISVYGYLSSMMLNTPRLPFALAERGDFPRSFAAIHQQFRTPYRAIIASALCIWIVAIGGTFAWNVSLSAIARLFTYGATCAALIVLRRKSSEQPRFRLPGGQIVALIGLGFSLTVITQMGWSEIHVFGVTALFALANWAWVRKR, encoded by the coding sequence ATGACAAATTCTTCACCCCATCTCATCCGCGCGATCGGCCGGTGGAGCCTGACAGCTCTTGTCATCAACTCCATTATTGGCAGCGGAATTTTCGGACTTCCTTCGGAAGTGGCGAGACTCTTGGGTCCCTCCAGTCCATTGGCGTACCTTGTCGCTGCACTCGGAATAGGTTCCATCGTCGCTTGTTTTGCTGAGGTTGCTTCACGGTATGCTGATGCCGGGGGACCGTATTTATATGCCCGTGATGCTTTCGGTCGTTTCATCGGGCTGCAGATCGCGTGGCTGGCCTGGCTCGTGCGAATTACAGCAGCGGGAGCCAATGCCAATCTTTTCGTCAACTATCTGGCCGAGTTCTGGTCTCCCGCCGTGAAGCCCCTGCCAAGATTCCTCATCCTCACTCTGCTTATCGGATTTCTCGGGCTGATCAACTACCGAGGAGTTCGGGCAGGCGCACAAGTCAGCAACGTCTTCACTGTGGCGAAACTCATTCCCCTGGGGTTATTCATCATCTTCGGGCTCATCCTGACTCGCTCTCACCCAATTCCCTGGGACGGAACGTCCCCACCAACTGAGCATGATTGGCTGCGCGCACTGCTGTTGCTGATCTTCGCCTATGGTGGGTTCGAGGCAGCACTCCTGCCCATGGGCGAGGCCAAGCACCCGCGTCGTGATGCTCCCTTCGCCCTTTTTGTCGGCCTCGCTGTTGTGGCTACGGTCTACACCCTGGTCCAACTGGTCGTCGTCTCCACCCTTCCGCCATCCGAGCCGACCTCGCGCCCTCTGGCCGCAGCCGCCCGAGAATTCTTGGGCCCTGTGGGGGCCGCAGGGATCAGCTTGGGCGCAATGATCTCCGTCTACGGATACCTCAGTTCCATGATGCTCAACACGCCTCGGCTTCCCTTCGCACTCGCCGAACGAGGCGACTTCCCCCGAAGTTTCGCCGCGATCCACCAACAGTTTCGCACACCCTATCGAGCCATCATCGCCTCTGCGCTCTGTATCTGGATCGTGGCCATCGGAGGAACATTTGCCTGGAACGTATCGCTTTCGGCCATAGCCCGCCTCTTCACGTACGGAGCAACATGCGCCGCACTGATCGTCCTGCGGCGAAAAAGTTCTGAGCAGCCCCGCTTTCGTCTCCCCGGAGGGCAGATTGTCGCCCTTATTGGCCTGGGATTCTCACTGACCGTGATCACCCAGATGGGATGGTCGGAAATCCACGTCTTCGGGGTGACGGCTCTTTTCGCCCTGGCCAACTGGGCCTGGGTTCGGAAGCGATAG